A DNA window from Malus domestica chromosome 12, GDT2T_hap1 contains the following coding sequences:
- the LOC103450070 gene encoding cell number regulator 8-like has product MASNNRENNVQEESNPLLGKQFEETQNDNEKPAKASPETQSPEKSPTEMGHVNGGGNGCAWTADGLPLGHGSVMGEPMGRAQWDSSLLACLGRNDEFCSSDLEVCLLGSVAPCVLYGSNAERLGSTPGTFANHCLPYSGLYLIGNTFFGWNFLAPWFSYPSRTAIRRKFNLEGSCEALNRSCGCCGSFVDDELQQEQCETACDFATHVFCHPCALCQEGREIRRRLPHPGFNAQPVLVMIPPEEQGMGRGA; this is encoded by the exons ATGGCGAGCAACAACAGGGAGAATAATGTCCAGGAGGAATCGAACCCGCTTCTGGGCAAGCAATTCGAGGAGACCCAGAATGATAATGAGAAGCCCGCCAAGGCCTCGCCGGAGACTCAGTCGCCGGAGAAATCGCCCACGGAGATGGGGCATGTGAATGGCGGTGGTAATGGGTGCGCGTGGACCGCCGATGGGCTGCCTTTGGGGCACGGGAGCGTGATGGGTGAGCCCATGGGCCGGGCCCAGTGGGACTCCAGCCTCCTTGCCTGTCTTGGCCGCAATGATGAATTCTGTAGCAGCGATCTTGAAGTTT GCCTTCTTGGAAGTGTGGCTCCTTGTGTGTTGTATGGAAGTAATGCTGAGAGACTTGGATCTACTCCTGGGACGTTTGCAAATCACTGTTTGCCTTACTCTGGTCTATATCTGATTGGAAACACCTTTTTTGGTTGGAACTTCCTTGCACCGTGGTTTTCATATCCTAGCCGTACTGCCATCCGCCGCAAGTTCAACCTAGAG GGAAGTTGTGAGGCACTTAATAGGTCATGTGGCTGCTGCGGAAGCTTTGTGGATGATGAGCTACAACAGGAACAGTGTGAGACTGCCTGTGATTTTGCGACTCATGTGTTCTGCCATCCATGTGCTCTATGCCAGGAAGGTCGCGAGATCCGTCGCAGGCTGCCTCATCCTGGTTTCAATGCGCAGCCGGTTCTGGTTATGATTCCTCCTGAGGAGCAGGGCATGGGCCGTGGTGCTTGA
- the LOC103450069 gene encoding DNA-binding protein S1FA-like translates to MADQFEDKVPPSDAKGFNPGLIVLIVVVGLLLLFLVGNYALYVYAQRTLPPKKKKPVSKKKLKKERLKQGVSAPGE, encoded by the exons ATGGCTGACCAGTTCGAGGACAAGGTCCCTCCTTCG GATGCAAAAGGGTTTAACCCTGGATTGATAGTGTTGATTGTTGTTGTTGGGCTGCTGCTGCTTTTCTTGGTTGGAAACTATGCGCTTTACGTGTATGCTCAGAGAACTCTTcccccgaagaagaagaagccagtgtctaagaagaagctgaaaaagGAGAGGCTGAAGCAAGGCGTCTCTGCTCCGGGAGAGTAA